A single uncultured Cohaesibacter sp. DNA region contains:
- a CDS encoding sugar ABC transporter permease, with product MEQLASAFGTVIIGVLGCVAYFYGTNWLLDRIYPANAATAERGIKNLTRAHQIRPWLFLGPALFALGLYLVYPAVASIILSFYDSNSENFVGFDNYIWLFFDDGFRQSMFNNMLWLLFVPAMSTFFGLVIAALTDRIWWGNIAKSLIFMPMAISFIGASIIWKFVYEYRGEGSVQIGLLNAVVEVVGLEPQAWITIPFWNNFFLMIILVWIQTGFAMVILSAALRGIPEETIEAATIDGANGVQIFFMIMVPQIWKTIAVVWTTITITVLKVFDIVFAMTNGQWDTQVLANLMYDWMFRGGGDAGRGATIAVIIMLLVVPIMIWNIRQANSENRGH from the coding sequence ATGGAGCAACTAGCATCCGCATTCGGAACCGTGATTATCGGGGTTCTGGGCTGCGTAGCCTATTTCTATGGCACGAACTGGCTCCTTGACCGCATATATCCGGCAAATGCCGCGACCGCGGAGCGGGGCATCAAGAATCTGACGCGAGCCCATCAGATCAGACCCTGGCTCTTTCTGGGTCCGGCCCTGTTTGCACTTGGGCTTTATCTGGTCTATCCAGCAGTTGCTTCCATCATTCTGTCATTCTACGACAGCAACAGCGAGAATTTTGTCGGGTTCGACAACTATATCTGGCTCTTCTTTGATGACGGCTTCCGCCAGTCCATGTTCAACAACATGCTCTGGTTGTTGTTCGTGCCTGCCATGTCGACCTTCTTCGGTCTGGTAATCGCCGCCCTCACAGACCGCATCTGGTGGGGCAACATCGCCAAGTCGCTGATCTTCATGCCCATGGCGATCTCCTTCATCGGTGCGTCGATCATCTGGAAGTTCGTCTATGAATATCGCGGCGAGGGCTCGGTCCAGATCGGCCTGCTCAACGCGGTCGTCGAGGTGGTCGGTCTCGAGCCACAGGCCTGGATCACCATTCCCTTCTGGAACAACTTCTTCCTGATGATCATTCTGGTCTGGATCCAGACCGGGTTCGCCATGGTTATTCTGTCCGCTGCTTTGCGCGGTATCCCGGAAGAAACCATCGAAGCGGCGACGATTGATGGCGCAAATGGGGTCCAGATCTTCTTTATGATCATGGTGCCGCAAATCTGGAAAACCATTGCCGTTGTCTGGACCACCATCACCATCACCGTGCTCAAGGTCTTCGATATCGTCTTTGCGATGACAAACGGACAATGGGACACGCAGGTCCTAGCCAACCTCATGTATGACTGGATGTTCCGGGGAGGGGGGGATGCCGGTCGCGGCGCTACCATCGCCGTCATCATCATGCTTCTCGTCGTCCCGATCATGATCTGGAACATTCGTCAGGCCAATTCAGAGAATAGAGGGCACTAA
- a CDS encoding anthranilate synthase component I — MSNDTFDPESAKIDFIPDEDYITEGGIEIIRLAGKDDFRTALDDCMTRLDSERGVVLSSNYEYPGRYTRWELGFANPPLVITARGRAVTIEALNDRGVVLIPALHKALKDLFILKSYEAHETSISLEVKEPEGVITEEERSRVPSVFSIVREIVGLFKSGQDSILGLYGAFGYDLAFQFDAIEMRLQRPDDQRDMVLYLPDEIIVVDLYAEEATRYRYDFAFEGNTTEGMEREATKDPFVQTDRNVPAGDHKKGEYADVARKAVEYFKRGDLFECVPGQTFYEPVKGSPSAISRRLQKVNPSPYGFMINLGKQEYLIGASPEMFVKVSDGNLVETCPISGTIKRGNDPIEDSEQILKLLNSKKDESELTMCSDVDRNDKSRVCVPGSVRVKGRRQIELYSRLIHTVDHIEGRLREGLDAMDAFLSHAWAVTVTGAPKLWAMDFIEKHEKSPRAWYGGAIGAIGFDGNMNTGLTLRTVRIKDGVAEVRAGATLLYDSDPVAEEEETELKASAMLGAIRDAAKEDKVAERQEPKYPGRGVKILLVDHQDSFVHTLANYFRQTGAEVVTVRTPVADEVFDKVNPDLMVMSPGPGSPQHFGTKKTIAKARERGIAIFGVCLGLQALAEAFGGSLRQLHVPMHGKPSRIRLQKGRLFKGLTSPIVVGRYHSLFADPSTLPNDFDVTADTEDGVIMAIEHRSEPISAVQFHPESIMTLGGNAGMTIIENVIASTKAAKAKKS, encoded by the coding sequence ATGAGCAACGACACATTTGATCCTGAGAGCGCCAAGATCGATTTCATCCCTGATGAGGATTATATAACCGAGGGTGGCATCGAGATCATTCGCCTTGCAGGCAAGGATGACTTCCGCACTGCCCTCGATGACTGCATGACACGGCTCGACAGCGAGCGGGGCGTGGTCCTGTCGTCAAACTATGAATATCCCGGTCGCTACACCCGTTGGGAACTCGGCTTTGCCAATCCGCCTCTCGTTATCACCGCACGTGGTCGTGCCGTGACGATCGAGGCTCTCAATGATCGCGGCGTTGTGCTGATCCCCGCGCTCCACAAGGCGCTGAAGGACCTGTTCATTCTCAAGAGCTACGAAGCCCACGAGACGAGCATTTCCCTTGAGGTCAAGGAGCCTGAAGGGGTGATCACCGAGGAAGAGCGCAGCCGTGTGCCGAGCGTCTTCTCCATCGTGCGCGAGATCGTCGGGCTGTTCAAATCCGGTCAGGACAGCATTCTGGGGCTTTATGGCGCTTTCGGCTATGATCTCGCCTTCCAGTTCGACGCCATCGAAATGCGCCTGCAGCGCCCCGATGACCAACGTGACATGGTGCTCTATCTGCCCGACGAAATCATCGTTGTCGACCTCTATGCCGAGGAAGCAACCCGCTATCGCTATGACTTCGCCTTCGAGGGCAACACCACCGAAGGCATGGAGCGCGAAGCGACCAAAGATCCCTTCGTGCAAACTGATCGCAACGTTCCCGCCGGAGATCACAAGAAGGGCGAATATGCTGATGTCGCCCGTAAGGCCGTCGAATATTTCAAACGCGGCGATCTGTTCGAATGCGTTCCCGGCCAGACCTTCTATGAGCCGGTCAAAGGTAGCCCGTCCGCCATTTCCCGCCGCCTGCAAAAGGTCAATCCGTCGCCTTACGGCTTCATGATCAACCTCGGCAAACAGGAATATCTGATTGGGGCCAGCCCGGAAATGTTCGTCAAGGTGAGCGACGGCAATCTGGTCGAGACCTGCCCGATTTCAGGAACGATCAAGCGCGGCAACGACCCGATTGAGGACAGCGAGCAGATCCTTAAGCTGCTCAACTCCAAGAAGGACGAGAGCGAGCTGACCATGTGTTCGGACGTCGACCGCAACGACAAGAGTCGCGTCTGCGTGCCCGGCTCGGTGCGCGTCAAGGGCCGCCGCCAGATCGAACTCTACTCCCGACTTATTCATACGGTCGACCATATCGAGGGACGCTTGCGTGAAGGCCTCGACGCCATGGATGCTTTCCTATCTCACGCATGGGCGGTGACCGTCACCGGCGCACCCAAACTCTGGGCCATGGATTTCATCGAAAAGCACGAGAAGTCGCCGCGCGCATGGTATGGTGGGGCCATCGGCGCAATCGGCTTTGATGGCAATATGAACACCGGCCTGACGCTGCGCACCGTCCGGATCAAGGACGGAGTAGCGGAAGTTCGGGCAGGGGCCACCTTGCTCTATGATTCCGATCCTGTTGCAGAAGAGGAAGAAACCGAACTGAAGGCGTCTGCAATGCTCGGCGCGATCCGCGATGCCGCCAAGGAAGACAAGGTCGCCGAACGGCAGGAACCCAAATATCCCGGTCGGGGTGTGAAGATCCTGCTTGTCGACCATCAGGACAGCTTCGTGCATACGCTGGCAAATTACTTCCGCCAGACCGGGGCCGAGGTGGTCACGGTTCGCACGCCTGTTGCTGACGAGGTCTTTGACAAGGTCAATCCGGATCTGATGGTCATGTCCCCGGGACCGGGTTCGCCCCAGCACTTCGGAACCAAGAAAACCATTGCCAAAGCGCGCGAGCGCGGCATTGCCATCTTCGGAGTCTGTCTTGGCCTTCAGGCTCTCGCGGAAGCCTTTGGTGGCTCCCTGCGTCAGCTTCATGTCCCCATGCATGGTAAGCCATCCCGCATTCGCCTGCAAAAGGGACGGCTCTTCAAGGGCTTGACGAGCCCGATCGTGGTTGGCCGATATCATTCTCTGTTCGCCGATCCCTCGACACTGCCCAACGACTTTGATGTCACGGCAGACACCGAAGACGGCGTGATCATGGCCATCGAACATCGGTCAGAGCCGATCTCGGCGGTGCAGTTCCACCCCGAATCCATCATGACCCTTGGCGGCAATGCCGGGATGACGATCATCGAGAATGTCATCGCCTCGACAAAGGCGGCAAAAGCCAAGAAATCCTGA
- a CDS encoding amidase, whose translation MSEVWTIASIRQALVNGDISSVDLVSAAFGEIEREEGEGGRSFVRTFKNAAITQAAATDALRKMNVPQGPLAGIPISIKDLLNIKGEKTSAGSKALASMAEPAKEDAVIIARLRAAGAIFLGHTNMTEFAYSGLGINPHFGTPLNVWDRQIGRVPGGSSAGAAISVVENMAVAAIGSDTGGSVRIPAAFNRLYGFKPSYGRHPMKGVFTLGRSLDTIGPIANSIQCCRILDHIMAGLPVPDPDVRSIAGLRFGILETIALDGLDVEVAAGFVRALEAISKAGARLERIKVDAIHRFSEIAQLGGLVGAEAHHEHRAFMKAHAQDMDPRVASRIAAAASISAADYIEMLDLQKDMQERTHLATRNYDAILMPTVAMIPPEIKPLLASDEVYREANVKSLRNTSIGNVLGRPCATIPIGPADSAPIGLMIMGEKNADEQVLNISEAIDNTLRGRAIS comes from the coding sequence ATGTCTGAGGTCTGGACAATCGCATCAATTAGGCAGGCGCTCGTCAATGGCGACATTTCTTCGGTCGATCTGGTAAGCGCCGCTTTCGGAGAAATCGAGCGCGAGGAAGGTGAGGGGGGGAGGTCCTTCGTTCGAACCTTCAAGAATGCAGCGATAACTCAAGCCGCAGCAACCGACGCTCTGCGCAAGATGAATGTCCCTCAGGGACCGCTTGCCGGTATTCCCATTTCCATCAAGGATCTGCTCAACATCAAGGGCGAGAAGACCTCTGCCGGGTCAAAGGCTCTGGCGTCCATGGCTGAACCTGCCAAGGAAGACGCCGTGATCATCGCCCGTCTACGCGCCGCCGGGGCGATTTTCCTTGGCCACACCAACATGACCGAATTCGCCTATTCGGGCCTTGGCATCAACCCCCATTTCGGAACGCCGCTCAACGTCTGGGATCGCCAGATCGGTCGCGTGCCGGGCGGCTCTTCCGCCGGGGCGGCGATTTCTGTTGTCGAGAATATGGCCGTCGCTGCCATCGGGTCTGATACCGGCGGCTCTGTGCGCATTCCAGCCGCCTTCAACCGCCTTTATGGCTTCAAGCCCAGCTATGGCCGCCATCCGATGAAGGGTGTCTTCACCCTCGGTCGGTCTCTTGACACCATTGGACCGATTGCCAACTCGATCCAGTGTTGCCGCATTCTTGATCACATCATGGCCGGTCTGCCGGTGCCCGATCCCGATGTGCGCTCAATCGCAGGACTGCGCTTCGGCATTCTCGAAACAATCGCTCTGGACGGTCTGGATGTGGAGGTCGCGGCAGGCTTCGTCCGCGCTCTTGAAGCCATTTCAAAGGCCGGAGCGCGTCTTGAGCGCATCAAGGTGGATGCGATCCACCGCTTCAGCGAAATCGCCCAGCTTGGCGGTCTTGTGGGAGCCGAGGCGCATCACGAGCATCGGGCCTTCATGAAAGCCCACGCTCAGGACATGGACCCGCGCGTGGCGAGCCGGATTGCCGCCGCCGCAAGCATCTCGGCTGCGGACTATATCGAAATGCTCGATCTGCAGAAGGACATGCAGGAGCGCACCCATTTGGCGACCCGCAATTATGACGCCATCCTGATGCCGACCGTTGCGATGATCCCGCCCGAAATCAAGCCTCTGCTCGCATCAGACGAGGTCTATCGCGAGGCCAACGTCAAGTCTCTGCGCAACACCTCAATCGGAAACGTCCTTGGACGGCCCTGTGCAACCATTCCAATCGGTCCGGCAGACAGCGCACCCATCGGATTGATGATCATGGGTGAGAAGAACGCGGACGAGCAGGTTCTCAATATATCAGAAGCGATTGATAACACCTTGAGGGGGAGGGCCATCTCCTGA
- a CDS encoding substrate-binding domain-containing protein, which yields MNLKELSSILNLSQTTVSRALNGYPEVGEKTRLRVVEAAQKYNYHPSSSAKRLAMGRAHTVGHIVPQNEDHSMINPHFSDFIAGAGETYSRFGYDMLISVVPEEDQEKSYRELAKSGRVDGVIVHGPLKDDPRIELLESLKLPFVVHGRTEDFRDRYCWLDVNNRSSFKRATNFLLDLGHTRIALLNGLEEMDFAFRRRIGYESALIARGLEVDQGLIFSSDLIEPYGYDVTKKLLRQSPMPTAILTSSVLTALGVVRATQESGLQVGRDVSVVTFDDQLSFMQYPGVPLFTSVRSSIKDAGRRVAEILLDRIANPDGELVQELWETDLVVGRSTGPCRTS from the coding sequence GTGAATCTCAAAGAATTGTCGAGCATTCTGAATTTGTCGCAAACAACGGTCAGCCGTGCCCTCAACGGTTACCCGGAAGTTGGCGAGAAGACACGCTTGCGCGTTGTGGAAGCTGCTCAGAAATATAACTATCATCCCTCCTCCTCAGCCAAGCGGCTTGCCATGGGGCGCGCACATACTGTCGGGCATATCGTGCCCCAGAATGAAGACCATTCCATGATCAACCCGCACTTTTCCGACTTCATCGCCGGTGCGGGCGAGACCTATTCGCGATTTGGCTATGACATGCTGATCTCGGTGGTTCCCGAAGAAGATCAGGAAAAGTCATATAGGGAACTGGCCAAATCCGGGCGTGTTGATGGCGTCATCGTCCACGGCCCGCTCAAGGATGATCCTCGTATCGAATTGCTTGAAAGCCTCAAACTGCCCTTTGTCGTGCATGGGCGCACCGAGGATTTCAGGGATCGTTATTGCTGGCTTGACGTGAACAACCGCAGCTCCTTCAAGAGAGCCACGAACTTCCTCCTCGACCTGGGACATACCCGTATTGCCCTGCTCAACGGCCTAGAGGAAATGGACTTTGCCTTCCGCCGCCGCATTGGCTACGAATCCGCCCTCATCGCCCGCGGGCTGGAAGTGGATCAGGGTCTTATTTTCTCCTCCGACCTCATCGAGCCCTACGGCTATGATGTCACCAAGAAGCTCTTACGACAATCCCCCATGCCAACAGCCATTCTGACATCATCGGTGCTGACGGCCTTGGGTGTGGTCAGAGCAACTCAGGAATCCGGCCTTCAGGTCGGTCGTGACGTCTCGGTCGTCACTTTTGATGACCAGCTCTCCTTCATGCAATATCCCGGCGTTCCGCTGTTCACATCCGTCCGCTCATCGATCAAGGATGCAGGACGGCGCGTCGCCGAAATACTGCTCGATCGCATTGCCAATCCCGATGGCGAACTGGTTCAGGAATTGTGGGAAACCGACCTTGTGGTTGGTCGATCTACTGGTCCTTGCCGAACAAGTTAG
- a CDS encoding ABC transporter substrate-binding protein: protein MLKTLMLGVAAAALAVGGLQAAELKFKPGEDAKFNWKSYEDFKGAVDLSGETLTISGPWLGADKDLFMSVIAYFEEATGAKVEYAGSDSFEQQIVIDTGAGSAPNIAVFPQPGLAADLASKGFLVPLSSETEEWMKENYAAGQSWVDLGSYKDKDGAKKFFAFSFKEDLKSLVWYIPENFEDGGYEVPETMEDLKALTEQIVADGGTPWCIGLGSGGATGWPATDWVEDMMLRTASPETYDKWVTNEIPFDDPAVVTAIEEFGWFARNDKFVDGGAGAVATTDFRDSPKGLFASPPKCYMHKMASFIPSFFPEGTELGVDADFFYFPAYAGKDLGKPVLGAGTLFGITKDSKAAEAFIDFLKTPIAHEVWMAQSGLLTALKTANLDAYANDTLRKQGQILLNATTFRFDGSDLMPGKIGAGSFWTGMVDYAGGKDAKAVATDIQKTWDALK from the coding sequence ATGCTCAAAACTTTAATGCTAGGTGTTGCGGCTGCTGCGCTGGCTGTTGGCGGTTTGCAGGCTGCTGAGCTCAAGTTCAAGCCGGGCGAAGATGCCAAATTCAACTGGAAGTCCTATGAGGATTTCAAAGGTGCGGTTGACCTGAGCGGCGAAACCCTCACGATTTCCGGTCCTTGGCTTGGTGCGGACAAAGATCTGTTCATGAGCGTGATCGCATATTTCGAAGAGGCAACCGGTGCCAAGGTTGAATATGCTGGCTCCGATAGCTTTGAACAGCAGATCGTAATCGATACAGGTGCTGGTTCGGCTCCGAATATTGCCGTTTTCCCGCAGCCCGGTCTGGCCGCTGACCTTGCAAGCAAGGGCTTTCTTGTTCCATTGAGCAGTGAAACTGAAGAATGGATGAAAGAAAACTATGCTGCTGGTCAGTCTTGGGTTGATCTTGGATCTTACAAAGACAAAGACGGCGCAAAGAAGTTCTTCGCTTTCTCCTTCAAGGAAGACCTTAAATCCCTCGTATGGTACATTCCTGAAAACTTCGAAGACGGTGGCTACGAAGTTCCCGAAACCATGGAAGATCTGAAGGCTCTGACCGAACAGATCGTTGCTGATGGTGGTACTCCTTGGTGTATCGGTCTGGGTTCTGGCGGTGCTACCGGCTGGCCTGCAACCGACTGGGTGGAAGACATGATGCTGCGCACAGCATCTCCTGAAACCTATGACAAATGGGTCACCAACGAAATTCCGTTTGATGATCCTGCTGTCGTGACTGCAATCGAAGAATTCGGCTGGTTCGCTCGCAACGACAAGTTCGTTGATGGTGGTGCTGGTGCTGTTGCAACCACCGACTTCCGTGACAGCCCCAAAGGCCTCTTTGCATCTCCGCCAAAATGCTACATGCACAAAATGGCCAGCTTCATCCCGAGCTTCTTCCCTGAAGGAACTGAGCTGGGTGTTGATGCCGACTTCTTCTATTTCCCAGCCTATGCAGGCAAAGATCTCGGCAAACCGGTTCTGGGTGCGGGCACCCTGTTCGGTATCACCAAAGACTCCAAGGCAGCCGAAGCTTTCATCGACTTCCTGAAAACCCCGATTGCACACGAAGTCTGGATGGCTCAGTCCGGTTTGCTGACCGCTCTGAAAACGGCCAATCTGGATGCATATGCAAACGACACTCTGCGCAAACAGGGTCAGATCCTGCTCAATGCAACCACCTTCCGCTTCGACGGCTCTGACCTGATGCCTGGTAAGATCGGTGCAGGTTCCTTCTGGACCGGTATGGTTGACTATGCAGGTGGCAAAGATGCCAAGGCTGTTGCTACGGACATCCAGAAAACCTGGGATGCCCTGAAATAG
- a CDS encoding GH1 family beta-glucosidase encodes MPALPRQPAFTTTRSQFPEDFVFGSSTSAYQIEGSSFGGCGSSHWDTFAATPGNVVRSENGAIACDHYHRWQGDLDLVRDAGLKAYRFSTSWARVLPEGRGPVNQEGLDFYDKLVDGMLERGIAPHLTLYHWEMPSALESIGGWRNRDVTDLYADYAQVVTKRLGDRLASIATFNEPWCITWYSHYYGAHAPGLRDIRASSRVAHHVPVAHGKALSAMRAMGLENLGIVLNFEHISPLDDKPGSIKAAKIAEGIYNRWFLGGITKGEYAADVLDLIEPHMPNGWQEDMASISAPIDWMGINYYTRALISEGDTQPGDVLPVQLGNKGALPRTEMDWEVYPEGLGALLEWIRDNYTGELPLAITENGLANKDQLINGTVDDQERIAYLDAHFKQALAAIEKGIPLKAYFVWSLMDNFEWALGYDKRFGLVHVDFDSLKRTPKASYHALKAMLSER; translated from the coding sequence ATGCCCGCATTGCCAAGACAACCCGCTTTCACAACCACCAGATCGCAGTTTCCAGAAGACTTCGTGTTCGGCTCCTCGACGTCCGCCTACCAGATCGAGGGCAGCTCGTTTGGTGGCTGTGGCTCCAGCCACTGGGACACCTTCGCCGCGACACCGGGCAACGTGGTCCGCTCGGAGAATGGAGCCATCGCCTGTGATCACTACCATCGATGGCAAGGGGATCTGGATCTGGTTCGTGATGCGGGTCTGAAGGCTTATCGTTTCTCCACCTCCTGGGCGCGTGTGCTTCCGGAGGGTCGGGGACCTGTCAATCAGGAAGGGCTCGATTTCTACGACAAGCTGGTCGACGGCATGCTGGAGCGCGGGATCGCCCCTCACCTGACGCTCTATCACTGGGAAATGCCGAGCGCTCTTGAAAGCATCGGAGGCTGGCGCAACCGGGACGTCACCGACCTTTATGCCGACTATGCTCAGGTGGTCACCAAGAGACTTGGCGACAGGCTTGCCAGCATCGCCACCTTCAACGAGCCATGGTGCATTACATGGTACAGCCATTATTATGGCGCGCACGCTCCGGGATTGCGTGACATCCGGGCCTCAAGCCGTGTTGCCCATCATGTTCCGGTCGCGCACGGCAAGGCTCTGTCTGCCATGCGTGCGATGGGGCTGGAAAATCTCGGCATTGTGCTGAACTTCGAGCATATCAGCCCGCTTGATGACAAGCCCGGTTCGATCAAGGCGGCAAAAATCGCAGAAGGCATCTATAACCGCTGGTTCCTCGGAGGCATCACCAAAGGGGAATATGCCGCCGACGTGCTGGACCTGATCGAGCCCCACATGCCGAACGGATGGCAGGAAGACATGGCCTCGATATCCGCTCCGATCGACTGGATGGGCATCAACTATTACACCCGCGCTCTCATCTCTGAAGGAGATACTCAGCCGGGGGATGTTTTGCCGGTTCAGTTGGGCAACAAGGGCGCTTTGCCCAGAACAGAAATGGATTGGGAGGTCTACCCGGAAGGCCTTGGCGCACTGCTCGAATGGATCCGGGACAACTACACCGGCGAATTACCCCTCGCAATCACCGAGAATGGCCTTGCCAACAAGGACCAGTTGATCAATGGCACGGTCGATGATCAGGAGCGGATCGCCTATCTCGACGCCCATTTCAAACAGGCTTTGGCCGCCATCGAGAAGGGCATCCCGCTCAAGGCCTATTTTGTCTGGTCTTTGATGGATAATTTTGAATGGGCGCTCGGCTATGACAAACGCTTCGGGCTTGTCCATGTGGATTTTGACAGTCTGAAACGCACCCCTAAAGCATCCTACCACGCCCTGAAAGCCATGCTCTCTGAGCGCTAG
- a CDS encoding Lrp/AsnC family transcriptional regulator, with protein sequence MDLLYVAVSFWLWRVASKAASEHLRIAAIYLRIWRISVNHPLSVVWDFACMDNTDRTLLNLLQRDGRRPSADLAKEIGLSVSATNERVRKLIDSGLVKTIEAIVDPVRSGFGVTAFIFVDLDYSSSEDAFVSQVKACSEVLEMHHVTGTHSYLLKVRERTNEALNEFMNKSVKCLPGVRSTETLIALSTEKETLNLPL encoded by the coding sequence ATGGACTTGCTTTATGTGGCAGTTTCTTTCTGGTTGTGGCGCGTGGCCAGCAAAGCTGCGTCCGAACATTTACGCATAGCCGCTATATACTTGCGCATTTGGCGGATCTCCGTTAACCATCCGCTATCTGTGGTATGGGATTTTGCCTGCATGGATAACACAGATCGAACATTGCTGAACCTGCTGCAACGGGATGGCCGAAGACCAAGTGCAGATCTTGCCAAGGAAATCGGGCTATCAGTCTCCGCAACAAATGAGCGTGTCCGCAAGCTGATCGACTCAGGCCTCGTCAAGACCATCGAGGCAATTGTCGATCCGGTGCGCTCGGGATTTGGGGTCACTGCATTCATCTTTGTCGATCTGGACTATTCATCCAGCGAGGATGCGTTTGTTTCACAGGTCAAGGCCTGTAGTGAAGTCCTCGAAATGCATCATGTCACGGGAACGCATTCCTATCTGCTGAAAGTGCGCGAGCGCACCAATGAAGCCTTGAATGAGTTCATGAACAAGTCCGTGAAATGCCTGCCGGGTGTGCGATCAACCGAAACACTGATCGCCCTCAGTACAGAAAAAGAGACTTTGAATTTGCCGTTGTGA